The stretch of DNA TCAGCAGCCGGCGCCAGCTTTCCCCTGTTATGATCACCGGCTGTTTTTTCACTTTAGCCAGATCAAACCGGGCAATTAACTCACTGGCCGGTAGCGGCCGGAACGCTTCCAGCAGCCCCGCAGCAGTGGCCAGACTGCCCACGATGGTTTCCGGGCGAACACCGCGCTGCCGAAGCGACCGGATAGAAACGTCACCGTGCCGCTTGGACAGACGGTGACCGTCTTCGCCCAGCAGCAGGGGCACATGGGTAAACACCGGCGGCTCCCAGCCCAGCAGACGGTACAGCAGAAGCTGCCGTGGCGTGGAAGCCAGCAGGTCGTCGCCGCGAAGCACATGGGTGATGCGCATCAGAGCATCATCAACCACCACCGCCAGTTGATAGGCAAAGGTCCCATCAGCCCGCCGCAGGACAAAATCACCGATTTCAGCCGCCACATCCTGAGAATGTTCTCCCTGCAGTTGATCGGTAAAAGACACTATACCGGCCGGCACCCTGAGCCGCGCCGCCGGACGGCGGTTAGGCAGCGGTCCCAGCCGGTTCCGGCAGGTTCCCGGGTAGGGCGTCTCCCGGTCAGATCCGTGCGGCGCGGCAGCCGCCAATTCCGCCCTGGTACAAAAGCAGGGATACACTAGATCAGCCACCGTCAACCGGTCAAAGGCCATCTGGTACAGCGCTGTCCGCTCGCTCTGAAAATACGGCCCGTATTCTCCCCCCGTTGCCGGTCCTTCATCCCAGTCCAGCCCCAGCCAGTGCAAGTCCTCCTGCAGCAGCTCAGCATAGCGGGACCGCGAACGGTCAGGGTCCAAGTCTTCCATTCTAAGCACCATCGTCCCGCCGGCAGCACGCACCTGCAGCCAGGCTAGCAAAGCCGCCCAGGCGTTGCCAAGGTGTATTTCGCCGGTGGGGCTGGGCGCAAAGCGACCGCGCATCGTAGCAGTCACCGTCATCCCCTCCTCCGTCTGACAGGTTCTAGGTAACCACTGATTAAATGAACCTGTTGGCCTGGCGAGAGATTTTTTCGTCTGGCAAGGAAGCAAAGCCGCAGAAATAGTTGGGCTATTTCAAGGGTTTTACTGACGCAGCCAGGCGGGAAAAGATCTGTCAGGACGCACAGTCTGAATTAATCAGTGATTACCTTGGCCTGCAGCCGTTTGACAATGGCCCGGGCCGCATGGACACCGCTGGCGCTGGCCTGAGACAGGCCACGGGTGACACCGGCACCGTCACCGATGGCGAACATATTGGTAATTTCCGTTTCCAGCTCACTGGTCAATTTCAGACGGGAACTGTAAAACTTGACTTCCACCCCGTAAAGCAGCGTGTCGTCGTTGGCTGTACCCGGCGCCAGCTTGTCGAGCGCGTAAATCATTTCAATAATATTATCCAGATGACGTTTGGGCAGTACCAGACTCAAATCGCCGGGAACCGCTTTTAGCGTCGGCTTGATAAAGCTCTGCTCCAGCCGGTGCTCGTTGGTCCGGCGGCCTTTGACTAAATCGCCAAACCGCTGCACCAGCACGCCGCCGCCCAGCATGTTAGAGAACGACGCAATGCGCTTGCCGTACTGGTGAGGTTCGTTGAACGGCTCGGTAAACCGGTTGCTGACCAGCAGGGCAAAATTGGTATTTTTGCTGTGCAGTTTTTCGTCACGGTAGCTATGGCCGTTGGCCGTAACAATCCCGTCGGTATTTTCAGCTACCACGTAGCCTTTGGGATTCATGCAGAAGGTACGCACCAGATCGCCGTACTGCTTGGTGCGGTACACCAGCTTAGCCTCATACACTTCATCGGTGATATGCTGGAACACTTCCGCCGGAATCTCCACCCGCACACCGACATCAACCTGATTGTTGAACAGCGGCAGTTTCAGCTTCTTGCACTGTCCGGAAAACCATTCAGAACCGGCCCGGCCCGGTGCGGCAATCAGATAATCGCAGCGGATATCTTCGGCATTATCCACCGTGATGGAAAAGCCCCGGCCTTCTCCCTCCGGCTTGATCTCGGCTACATGACGGTTAAAAATAAAAGTAATCCGTTCCTTTAATACTTCATATATTTTCTTCAGGATTTGCAGGTTGTTTTCGGTGCCCAGGTGACGAACCCGGGCATTTAAGAGGTGTAGGTCAAAGGCCAGCGCCTGCTTGCCAATCGAACTGTTCGCCGTACTGAAATCTTCGGCCGGCGCCCCAAAATCCATGTTGATATCGTCCACATAGGAAATTAAATCCAGAACCTTTTGGTCAGGCAGGTATTCGTTCAGCCATCCGCCAAATTCGGTGGTAAAATTATATTTTCCGTCCGAAAAAGCGCCGGCACCACCAAACCCGCGCATAATGCCACAGGGTTTACAGTGAATACAGTTGTCTACTTTTTTTTCGGCAATCGGGCATTTGCGGGTATAGATGTCCTGACCTTCCTCGATCATAACCACCTGCAGACCAGGCTTCATTTTGCTTAACTCATAGGCCGCAAAAATCCCTGCCGGCCCACCGCCAATAATGGCTACATCATACTTTGCAGTCATCATATTCCCTCACTTTACCTATATTAGATCGAAAACCAAAAGCTATTATACTGTATCTGGCGGAGTATGTATAGCATTTTTTTTGCTACTGGTGCTCCGTCAACTTTGAAACTGAAAGATGATGACGAAATTTTGTCCGTCAGCAACTTCTGCTTTCAAGTTGGTGGAGCACTATATCCGTTTTTTTAATTCCGCCCTGCCACGCTGCCGCTTCGGACTTTCGACGAAGTAACGCAAACCTGCCTGGCGGCGTCAAAGCCGGAAATAGGCCCTCAAAAATCACTGCGCGGTTCAAAATCGGCACAGACGATAAAGCGCCGCCCCTCCCGGTCGGTAAAGGCCGCCGAACTGGTGATGCAGACGTTGCCTGTAGCCAGCGACATGTAGGGTTCGCTGATATAGCAGTCCTTGCCGGCCATCATATGCAAATAGTAATCCTTTAACGACTGATCGGCCCCTTTGCCGGCTACTTGAAACAGTGAATGATTTTTACAGGCCGGATGCCGGGAACTGCAAATGCTGTCGGTTACCTGCACCCCGGCCGCATCGACAATATAAAGGTATTCCATATGGTTATACTGTTCGGCCAGGGCCTGCAGCCTTTTGCTGAAATTCTCGGCGGCACAGCCTTCCAGAACCTGCAGCATACAGGTCATAACCGACTCGCAGACCCGCTGCCGTTTGACGCCCTGCCGTATTTTGTCAATCTTGCTTTTTTTAAACTCCGCGAAAATACTCCCGTTGGCGTATGTCACCGCTCCGTTTAGTTTTTGCGGTTTGGCAAAATAATAGCCTTGCAGCAAATCCGCCCCCAGCTCAAAGCTCATCGTGACCTCTTCCTTGGTCTCCACGCCCTCAGCCACCACCAGCGCTCCGATGCGCCGTGATAAGCTGACCAATGAGGTAAATATTTCCTGCTTATAATAATCATGGCCAATATCGCGACACAAACCGCGGTCAATTTTTAAAATATCCGGTTTAATCTGCAAAATCCGGTCCAGATTGGAATAGCCGTTGCCAATGTCATCAATGGCGATGGTAAAACCATACTCTTTATAATTATGGATAAATTGTTTCAAAGACGCCACATCGCTGGCTTTGGCTTCGACAATTTCGATAACCACCTGTTGCGGCTTGATGCCCGCTTTTTGTACCGCCTCCAGCAAGTGCTTCGACCCGACCGTATCGGCGGCAATTACACCGGTATCGATGTTCAAAAAGAGTAACTCCCTGCAACGTAAACCGGCAAAAGCCTCCAGCGCTTTGGCCCGGCACAGCCGGTCCAGCTCCAGACTAAGCCCGGCGGCGGCAGCCTGGGAAAATAGCGTAACCGGGCTGATCCAGCCTGCCGCTGCGTGATAGCCCCGGGACAGTGCCTCCAGGCCGGCAACTTTATTTTTCTTCGCGGACAAAATCGGCTGAAAGTGTGTTTCAATTTGCTTTTTTTCGACGATCTCTTCAATGAATATACTGTTTCCCTGCTCCGTCACTTTTTCCAAAATAACACCGCCAATATTCATATTTACAAATAAAAAAACAGACTCCCGGCCTGCCAGGAGTCATCATTGACTGTTATGCATAATTATACCATAATTCCCGCCTATTTGCCTGTCAGCAGTTCTCGTTTCTAAATAAACAGGGCCGTCAGAATCCGCGTCTGCACCAGCAGCATATATAGTACGGTGGAACCGAAAATACTCAGCAGCGGATTGCGCTTCCAGGCATGCAGCAGCACAACGGCCAGCACGGCCAGCACCTCATTCAGCCCGTGCGGCACACTGCCCCACTGAATATCTTTCAAACAATACAACACCAGAATGGTCATAATAACCGGCGGTATATATTTTCCGACAAAGAGCAATAGTTCCGGCGGCTGACTGCGATCAAAAAACAGAAAGGGAAACGCCCTGGTAAACAGGGTAATCGCGGCAATCACCGCAATAGCCACATATACGTTATTTAGACTCATCTTGCATAATCCTCCCCCGGAAAACCAGCAGCAGGCCAATCGACAGGACAATGGCTGCCAGCAGCATGTTGCTCTTACCAATGAAGATGATGGACAGCAGGGCACAGCTCCCGCCGATCCAGAACGGAATTTTAGTGGAATAACCGGCAAACTGTTCATAAAGAAGTACGATAAACAGTGCCGTCAGGGAAAACTCCAGTCCGGTGGTGTCAAAGGAAATCAGGCTGCCCGCGGCGGCACCGAGCACGCTGCCCAGCACCCAGTAGCTCTGATTCAGCAAAGACACATAAAAATAGAACAGATCTTTGCGCACCCCCTGCGGCTCCTTTAGTCCGGTCAGTAACGCATAGGTTTCATCGGTTAAGGAAAAAATCATGTATGGCCTGAGCTTGCCGGTTGCCCGGAAAATATCAAACAGCGACAGGCCGTAGACCATATGACGGAAATTAACCAGAAAGGTTACGGTGGCAATTTCGGCCAACCCAGCGTTCTGGATAAAAAAACCTACAGCGATAAACTGGGCCGCTCCGGCGTAGATCACCACACTCATCAGCAAGGCCACCGGCCAGGCATAGCCGGCGTTATAAAGTAGCAGCCCAAAGGCGATACCAATGGCAATATAGCCGAAAAACACGGGCAGCGTCGTCTGCAGCGCCAGCCGCAGGGCAGCGCCGTCCACCCGTTTTTGCATTTCTTTCATACCGGTTAGCACTCCTTTACTTATTTATCGGGAAATCCGGACAAAAAGCAGTGATTCCCGGCTTCTTAAAGTAAGTACACCGTCTTTCCGGCAAATTCCTCCCTGGTACCAGAAAAAAGCCGGCTGCCGGATTATCGGTAAATTTTTACTTCCCCGCTGCCTGCCGTGTGCTATAATATGGCTGTACGAAAAAAACGTCTTAAAGAAGGTGCTCGCTTTGAAATCATTTGCCTGTGTCGGTCTGCTGCTGATGCTGCTATTACTGGCCTCGCCGGCCTGCCTGGCGGCTTCGCCGGAAAGCAACTCTCTGGCCGCCGTAGCCTTGTATATCGATACCTCGGGCCACTACGTCCCCGGCATCGACATGCTGAATAAAGCGCTCAACGAAGTGATCCGCTTTAAAATCAACGCCCTGTTCCTCGGCAGCGAGGTGCAGTCCGGCAATGAAGTGCTGCGTGATTTAGACCGCTGCGGCATTGCCACGGCCGCCGACGCCAGTCCCGAATCGCTGTCGGCCTACGGCGACGCCCGCCATGTCAACTATATCCTGCTGCTGTCCGTCCATCCCCTGGACATATCGATGGATTTAAAAGCCTATTCCACCGTCGACCACAGCTACATTATTGACAAAACACTCACCCGCCCGGACGGCAGTGAAGCCTTGTCTACCCTGGACGCCTTGTCCAATCTGGTAGGCGGCGGCCTAACCGATGTCCTGCAAACCATCCGGACCTCACTGGCCGGCACACCCGAACCGGCAGCCGGCTGATCATGCGCGGAGAAAGCTACCCTACAAACTAGGAGGAACCATATGAAATTACTAACTGAACTCGGCGACTGGCTGTACAGCATTCTGGTCGCACTAGCCCTCGCCCTATTCATCAACATATTCCTGTTTCAGCCGTCTTTGGTCGTCGGACAGTCCATGGAGCCGACGCTGCACGACGGTCAGCGCATCTTTCTGTCCAAGCTCTCTCACACGCTGGGTAAGCTGCCCAACTACGGCGATATCGTCACCATCGACAGCCGCGTCCTCCGTGAACGGGACTGGCAAGACGATATGACCGATCCGTTAATGAACTGGGTCAATCTTTTAACAGGCAAACAGCCCAGTCATACCGTCTGGGTGAAACGGGTTATCGGCAAGCCCGGTGACACCCTGGAATTTAAACAGGGACACATTTATCGCAACGGCGCGCTGCTGGACGAACCCTACATCAAAGAACCCATGCGCAATGTGGCCGACAAGCAGATTACCGTTCCCGACGGCCAGCTCTTCGTGCTGGGCGATAATCGCAACAACAGCAGTGACAGCCGCGTGATCGGTCCCATTCCCCGCAATCATGTCCTCGGCACTATGGTCTTTGGACTTTAGCTGCCCTTAGCCGGCTGACGGCAAATCTTGCGCCCGCCGGCTCTGCCAATATTCAACCCGCAAAAATCCCTGTCCGCAGCTTGAATCAACAGGCTGCGAACAGGGATTTTTTTTGTAATCAACCCAGCTTCTTCTGGAACTTGATGATGCTCGCCGTCAACGCCAGGCCAATAAAAGTAATGAGCGCCAAGGTCTGGCTCCAGAGGAAGGAGAGGCCAATCCCCTTCAGCACGATACCACGCATGATTTCCAGATAGAAAGTCAGGGGAATCACTTCACCCAGGCAGTAAAACAAGGTCGGCATGGCCTCGCGGGGAAACATAAAGCCCGACAACAAAACGCTGGGCAAAAAAATGAAAAAAGACATCTGCATGGCCTGCATCTGCGTTCTGGCCATCGTGGAAATCAGCACGCCCAACGCCAGGGAGGCAATGATAAAGAGCGTCGTCAGGGCATATAAGAGGCCAATGCTGCCCCGCAGCGGCAGGTCGAAGACCAGGATGCCCACCAACAAGGCCAGTGTCGCCTGCACATAGCCGACAAATACATAAGGGATTATTTTCCCCAGCATCAGCTCATAGGATTTCATCGGCGTGACAATAAGCTGTTCCAGTGTCCCCTGCTCCCGTTCCCGGACAATCGCCATTGACGTAATCATCACCATGGTCATCGTCAGGATAATGCCCAAAATCCCCGGCACCATATAAAAGGCGGAAACAAAATCGGGATTGTACCAGGGTCTAATCCGGATATCATAGGGCTGTTCCATTCCGGTAATGCCGTTATTCGCCATTTTGCGCAGCAAAATCTCCTGCGATTTAAGCTGGCCGATCATCTGCGCCGTGCTGATCGCCGACGAAGCGGCCATCGAGTCGGAAGCGTCGACAATCACCTGTACGGCGGCGCTGCGGCCATGCTTGGCATTTTCACTGAAATCCGGCGGCAGGACAATCCCCACCTTGGCCTTGCCGGCCTCAATCGTATCGTTCACATCCTGGAAACTGTCCGCCACATATTTGATGTCAAAATAATCACTGGCCGTAAACGACGCCAGCAAATCGCGCCCCTCCTGACGGTGGGACTGATCAAACACAATGGTTGGCAGATGCTTGACATCCGTGTTGATGGCAAAGCCAAACACCAGCAGTTGAATGACCGGCAGCCCGACCATCATAGCAAAGGTGAGCCGGTCACGCCGCATTTGAATAAATTCTTTCAGCAAAATAGCCCAGAGGCGTTTCATCGTGCCCCCTCCTTTCGCCGGGACTGAACATAATAGACAAATACATCCTCCAACGAAGGGTTAATGATACGGTAAGCAAAAGACTCATACCGTATCAGGTCCTCCGGCGTGACCAGCACATGTACCGTTAAACCATAGGGATAGCGGTCCAGGCAGGGTACATTGTCCTTTGCCATTTGCTGCATCAGCGCAATCGGATCATCGGTGGGAATTTCCAGCAGCCGTCCGGGCAAAGCGCCCTTTAAATTTCCCGGACTGTCATCGGCAATCAGATCTCCTTCGAAGATAAAACCAATCCGGTCACAATGTTCCGCCTCATCCATAAAATGGGTTGTAACCATAATGGTGGTACCCTCTGCAGCAAGCTGATAAATAATATCCCAGAACAGGCGCCGGGAACGGGGATCAACCCCGCCGGTCGGTTCATCCAGAAACAGCAGGGAAGGCTTGTGCAGTATGGCACACCCTAAGGCCAGACGCTGTTTCCAGCCGCCGGACAAACTGGCTGTCAGATCCTGTCTGCGTCCGGTGAGCCCGGCCATGTCCAGCATTTCCTCTATACGCTTCTTCCGTTCGCCCGTGGACAAACTATACAGCCCGGCATAAAATTGCAGATTTTCCTCTACAGCGAGGTCATCATACAGGCTGAATTTTTGTGACATGTAGCCCAACTGGCTCTTAACCGCATCGCGATTTTTTCTAAGGTCAATTCCCAGAATTTCCCCATAACCGGCTGAAGGCTCTAAAATACCGCATAGCATTTTAATGGTTGTTGACTTTCCCGAACCGTTGGGACCCAGAAAACCGTAAATACTGCCTTTTTCAATCTGTAAATTCAAATCCCGCACTGCAGTAAAATCGCCAAACCGCTTGGTTAATCCGTGTGTTGTTACGGCATACATCATGAGCCCCCCTCACCGGCTAAGGAAACAAAGACGTCCTCCAGGACCGGCTTTACTTCCCGCATCGCCAGAATCGGAATGCCGGCAGAGTCCAGCACCTGCTTAATGGCCGCAGCGACTGTCTCATATTCATCCACCACAATGTGATATTTGTCGCCAAACGAATTAATATCGCGAATAGCCACACCTGCCAACTGTCTTTTTAGGGCTTTACTGTTTGTCTCCAGTTCTATGATTCGGTACGGATACTGTTCCTTTAACTGCTGCGGCGTACCCACCGCCGTCAGCGAACCGTTATGCATAAAAGCAATCCGGCCGCACAGCTCGGCTTCATCCATGTACGGCGTTGACACAAACACCGTCGTTCCTGTCTGGTTCAGCCGGTACAGCACTTGCCAAAACTCCCGGCGCGACACCGGATCAACGCCGGTGGTCGGCTCATCAAGAAACAGCAGCTTAGGCTGGTGCATCAACCCGGCAGCCAGTGCCAGCTTTTGCTTCATGCCGCCCGACAGGTTGGCTGCCAGCCGCTCCTTAAACGGCAGTAACTGGGTCATGGCCAGGATGTCATTTGCCAATAGCTCGATTTCCCGGCCGGAGGAACCGTATAAAGCGCCCATCAGCCGGATATTCTCCATTACCGTCAGATCGCCGTACAGGCTGAACCGCTGCGGCACATAACCGATATGAGCTTTTACCCGTTCCATATCCTGTTCGCCCAATACGGTAATGCGTCCCGCCGACGGTGTCATCACTCCTGTCATCATCCGGATGGTCGTCGTCTTGCCGGCCCCGTCGGGACCGACCAGCCCGAAAATCTCGCCGGGCTGTACCGCAAGAGAAATCGCATCGACAGCTTGCCGGCCCCCGAACACCTTGCCGACCGCCTCCAGCCGGATCATGGGATGATCACATCTGCCGGCAGCCCCGGCTTTAAAATGCCCTCGGCGTTATCCACTTTGACCTTGACGGCAAAAACCAGATTGGCCCGCTCCCGCTGTGTGATGCTTTGGCGGGGATTAAATTCAGCATTGCTGCTGATCTCCTTGATGGTGCCCGCAAACACCCGGCCGGGAAAGGCGTCCACTTTGACCTCGGCCGCCTGCCCCACGGCAATCAGCGCCAACTGGGCCGAAGGAACATATACTTTGACCCAGCAGTCGTTCATATCCCCCACTGTCGCAATGGGTGCTCCTGCGTTAACATACTCGCCCTGTTCAAAGTTCTTGGTTAACACCAGTCCCGTTAACGGACTGGTGATCACTGTGTCGGCTACCGCTGACCGGCTGGCGTCGACAATGGCCTGACACCGTTTGACCTCTTCCTGCTGCGCCTGGATTTCGTCCGGCCGGTTGCCTTCCTCGGTCAGGCTGCTCTTGGCCTGGGCCGCCACCAGCGAATTGTAGGCCACGTCATAAGCGGAACGGATGCTCTCCAATTGCTGGGCGGCAATAGCACCCTGGTGGTAGAGAACGGTATAGCGTTCCAGATCATGCTTCGCCTTGTCAAATACCGACTGGGCGGCAGCCATATCGGCTGTCGACGCGGTTTTCTCCTGCTCCCGGGACCCCTTCACCAAATCCTGAAGCTGTACTTGGGCTTTGGTCAGCGCCGCCTCGTCCCGCAAAAGCTGGGCTTCCAAATCGGATCGGGAGATGCGGGCCACTACCTTGCCGCTTTCCACCGAATCACCGGCTTCCAGCAACAGCTCGGTAAGATAGCCGCCTACCTTAGGAGTAATATCCGCCCGGGTGACCTCAATTGTTCCGGTAGCCGTGATGCCCTTTTCCGTCTGCCGCAGCAGCTTATACCCTGCCGCTCCGGCAAGCAGTGCAAAGCAAAGCAAACCGGCAAGAATTTTTCGGTTGATCATCTCAGCATCTCCTAACTATACGCCAATCAAGCGTGCTACTATTTAATCATTTGATTAAATAGTAGCACGCTCATTCTGCGGTGTCCAGCTTATTTTTCCCGTTGCCGCATTTCCCTTTGATAAACCGGGGGAAATATCATATAATAAAGTTGTAGTTTATGGAAATTTTTCAATTCTACTTAAAAGGAGCAAAGTTTATGTATGCACTTAACTTTCAGTCACCTAATCACAAAAAGCTGTTGCTGGAGCGCAAAAAGAACTGTACTGTCCGCCTAGGCGATGTGAGTGACGTATATCTGGAAAATTCGGTTGTCTGGATTACTGTAGGCAAGCCTTTCCAATCCAAACGCAAATTATATACCGCCATTATTGACCGGGTGCTGACCAAAAAATTCTCCGAGCTGACCACTCATGACTTAGACCATCAAAATCCGGAAATTGAAACCGTTGACGAGCTGGCGGTCTTCTTTGAAAAGGTATATCAAAAATCCATCAGCCTGGAAGATATCGTCACCGTCATTTATTTCTCCGAAATCATTGACGAATAAACATAAGCCTATACATAAAAACAAGCGCC from Propionispora hippei DSM 15287 encodes:
- the gluQRS gene encoding tRNA glutamyl-Q(34) synthetase GluQRS; protein product: MTATMRGRFAPSPTGEIHLGNAWAALLAWLQVRAAGGTMVLRMEDLDPDRSRSRYAELLQEDLHWLGLDWDEGPATGGEYGPYFQSERTALYQMAFDRLTVADLVYPCFCTRAELAAAAPHGSDRETPYPGTCRNRLGPLPNRRPAARLRVPAGIVSFTDQLQGEHSQDVAAEIGDFVLRRADGTFAYQLAVVVDDALMRITHVLRGDDLLASTPRQLLLYRLLGWEPPVFTHVPLLLGEDGHRLSKRHGDVSIRSLRQRGVRPETIVGSLATAAGLLEAFRPLPASELIARFDLAKVKKQPVIITGESWRRLLNG
- a CDS encoding NAD(P)/FAD-dependent oxidoreductase, which produces MTAKYDVAIIGGGPAGIFAAYELSKMKPGLQVVMIEEGQDIYTRKCPIAEKKVDNCIHCKPCGIMRGFGGAGAFSDGKYNFTTEFGGWLNEYLPDQKVLDLISYVDDINMDFGAPAEDFSTANSSIGKQALAFDLHLLNARVRHLGTENNLQILKKIYEVLKERITFIFNRHVAEIKPEGEGRGFSITVDNAEDIRCDYLIAAPGRAGSEWFSGQCKKLKLPLFNNQVDVGVRVEIPAEVFQHITDEVYEAKLVYRTKQYGDLVRTFCMNPKGYVVAENTDGIVTANGHSYRDEKLHSKNTNFALLVSNRFTEPFNEPHQYGKRIASFSNMLGGGVLVQRFGDLVKGRRTNEHRLEQSFIKPTLKAVPGDLSLVLPKRHLDNIIEMIYALDKLAPGTANDDTLLYGVEVKFYSSRLKLTSELETEITNMFAIGDGAGVTRGLSQASASGVHAARAIVKRLQAKVITD
- a CDS encoding EAL domain-containing protein, coding for MTEQGNSIFIEEIVEKKQIETHFQPILSAKKNKVAGLEALSRGYHAAAGWISPVTLFSQAAAAGLSLELDRLCRAKALEAFAGLRCRELLFLNIDTGVIAADTVGSKHLLEAVQKAGIKPQQVVIEIVEAKASDVASLKQFIHNYKEYGFTIAIDDIGNGYSNLDRILQIKPDILKIDRGLCRDIGHDYYKQEIFTSLVSLSRRIGALVVAEGVETKEEVTMSFELGADLLQGYYFAKPQKLNGAVTYANGSIFAEFKKSKIDKIRQGVKRQRVCESVMTCMLQVLEGCAAENFSKRLQALAEQYNHMEYLYIVDAAGVQVTDSICSSRHPACKNHSLFQVAGKGADQSLKDYYLHMMAGKDCYISEPYMSLATGNVCITSSAAFTDREGRRFIVCADFEPRSDF
- a CDS encoding branched-chain amino acid transporter permease, giving the protein MSLNNVYVAIAVIAAITLFTRAFPFLFFDRSQPPELLLFVGKYIPPVIMTILVLYCLKDIQWGSVPHGLNEVLAVLAVVLLHAWKRNPLLSIFGSTVLYMLLVQTRILTALFI
- a CDS encoding AzlC family ABC transporter permease — encoded protein: MKEMQKRVDGAALRLALQTTLPVFFGYIAIGIAFGLLLYNAGYAWPVALLMSVVIYAGAAQFIAVGFFIQNAGLAEIATVTFLVNFRHMVYGLSLFDIFRATGKLRPYMIFSLTDETYALLTGLKEPQGVRKDLFYFYVSLLNQSYWVLGSVLGAAAGSLISFDTTGLEFSLTALFIVLLYEQFAGYSTKIPFWIGGSCALLSIIFIGKSNMLLAAIVLSIGLLLVFRGRIMQDESK
- the lepB gene encoding signal peptidase I, translating into MKLLTELGDWLYSILVALALALFINIFLFQPSLVVGQSMEPTLHDGQRIFLSKLSHTLGKLPNYGDIVTIDSRVLRERDWQDDMTDPLMNWVNLLTGKQPSHTVWVKRVIGKPGDTLEFKQGHIYRNGALLDEPYIKEPMRNVADKQITVPDGQLFVLGDNRNNSSDSRVIGPIPRNHVLGTMVFGL
- a CDS encoding ABC transporter permease, translating into MKRLWAILLKEFIQMRRDRLTFAMMVGLPVIQLLVFGFAINTDVKHLPTIVFDQSHRQEGRDLLASFTASDYFDIKYVADSFQDVNDTIEAGKAKVGIVLPPDFSENAKHGRSAAVQVIVDASDSMAASSAISTAQMIGQLKSQEILLRKMANNGITGMEQPYDIRIRPWYNPDFVSAFYMVPGILGIILTMTMVMITSMAIVREREQGTLEQLIVTPMKSYELMLGKIIPYVFVGYVQATLALLVGILVFDLPLRGSIGLLYALTTLFIIASLALGVLISTMARTQMQAMQMSFFIFLPSVLLSGFMFPREAMPTLFYCLGEVIPLTFYLEIMRGIVLKGIGLSFLWSQTLALITFIGLALTASIIKFQKKLG
- a CDS encoding ABC transporter ATP-binding protein — protein: MMYAVTTHGLTKRFGDFTAVRDLNLQIEKGSIYGFLGPNGSGKSTTIKMLCGILEPSAGYGEILGIDLRKNRDAVKSQLGYMSQKFSLYDDLAVEENLQFYAGLYSLSTGERKKRIEEMLDMAGLTGRRQDLTASLSGGWKQRLALGCAILHKPSLLFLDEPTGGVDPRSRRLFWDIIYQLAAEGTTIMVTTHFMDEAEHCDRIGFIFEGDLIADDSPGNLKGALPGRLLEIPTDDPIALMQQMAKDNVPCLDRYPYGLTVHVLVTPEDLIRYESFAYRIINPSLEDVFVYYVQSRRKEGAR
- a CDS encoding ABC transporter ATP-binding protein codes for the protein MIRLEAVGKVFGGRQAVDAISLAVQPGEIFGLVGPDGAGKTTTIRMMTGVMTPSAGRITVLGEQDMERVKAHIGYVPQRFSLYGDLTVMENIRLMGALYGSSGREIELLANDILAMTQLLPFKERLAANLSGGMKQKLALAAGLMHQPKLLFLDEPTTGVDPVSRREFWQVLYRLNQTGTTVFVSTPYMDEAELCGRIAFMHNGSLTAVGTPQQLKEQYPYRIIELETNSKALKRQLAGVAIRDINSFGDKYHIVVDEYETVAAAIKQVLDSAGIPILAMREVKPVLEDVFVSLAGEGGS
- a CDS encoding HlyD family secretion protein encodes the protein MINRKILAGLLCFALLAGAAGYKLLRQTEKGITATGTIEVTRADITPKVGGYLTELLLEAGDSVESGKVVARISRSDLEAQLLRDEAALTKAQVQLQDLVKGSREQEKTASTADMAAAQSVFDKAKHDLERYTVLYHQGAIAAQQLESIRSAYDVAYNSLVAAQAKSSLTEEGNRPDEIQAQQEEVKRCQAIVDASRSAVADTVITSPLTGLVLTKNFEQGEYVNAGAPIATVGDMNDCWVKVYVPSAQLALIAVGQAAEVKVDAFPGRVFAGTIKEISSNAEFNPRQSITQRERANLVFAVKVKVDNAEGILKPGLPADVIIP
- a CDS encoding ASCH domain-containing protein — encoded protein: MYALNFQSPNHKKLLLERKKNCTVRLGDVSDVYLENSVVWITVGKPFQSKRKLYTAIIDRVLTKKFSELTTHDLDHQNPEIETVDELAVFFEKVYQKSISLEDIVTVIYFSEIIDE